In a single window of the Pseudopipra pipra isolate bDixPip1 chromosome 21, bDixPip1.hap1, whole genome shotgun sequence genome:
- the LOC135425508 gene encoding C-C motif chemokine 3-like, translating into MVKATGIFCTLLLLTTLCWQSLAQRAPAMPDKCCFNFQTRRIKRDNVVACYPTSPECPHQAVIFRVRNGKEICTQASRAWVKRYQQSFQVSSFSIPS; encoded by the exons ATGGTGAAGGCAACCGGCATCTTCtgcaccctcctcctcctcaccacgctgtgctggcagagcctggCTCAGA GAGCTCCAGCTATGCCGGACAAGTGCTGCTTCAACTTCCAGACGAGAAGGATCAAGAGAGACAACGTCGTTGCCTGTTACCCCACCAGCCCCGAGTGCCCACACCAGGCTGTGAT TTTCAGAGTGAGGAACGGGAAGGAGATCTGCACCCAGGCAAGCAGGGCGTGGGTGAAGAGGTACCAGCAGAGCTTCCAAGTCAGCTCCTTCTCCATCCCCAGCTAG
- the CCL7 gene encoding C-C motif chemokine 7, which yields MKICSLALLTLLLAAPWTGSQGMSLRTSHAMCCHKGMFIWQKIPASKIKSYQNTPSLCSRKAVILKLEKGTVCVDPKVSWFQKYLKEKKLINTSM from the exons ATGAAGATCTGCTCCTTGGCCCTGCtcaccctgctgctggcagcccccTGGACTGGAAGCCAGGGCATGTCCC TCCGCACATCCCACGCCATGTGCTGCCACAAGGGCATGTTCATCTGGCAGAAAATCCCTGCATCCAAAATCAAGAGCTACCAGAACacaccttccctctgctcccgcAAGGCTGTGAT TCTGAAGCTGGAGAAGGGGACAGTCTGTGTGGATCCAAAGGTGAGCTGGTTCCAGAAGTACCTGAAGGAAAAGAAGCTAATCAACACCTCCATGTGA
- the LOC135425363 gene encoding C-C motif chemokine 4-like has protein sequence MATAVEHRAERALQPPQLQPCSQSPRPHSTMKVLAASLVALLLVASCSLSEAHLDGVPTTCCFTYQQRPIPLRLINSTFTTSSICTNPGVIMVTKKGKQLCVDPREPWVQERLKHFQTPKN, from the exons ATGGCCACAGCGGTGGAGCATCGTGCAGAGAgagccctgcagcctccccagctccagccctgctcacagAGCCCTCGGCCCCACAGCACCATGAAGGTCCTGGCAGCCTCCCTGGTCGCCCTGCTCCTCGTGgcctcctgctccctgtccgAGGCCCATCTCG ATGGCGTTCCCACCACCTGCTGCTTCACCTACCAACAACGCCCCATCCCTCTTCGCCTCATCAACTCCACCTTCACCACCAGCAGCATCTGCACCAACCCGGGGGTGAT AATGGTCACCAAGAAGGGGAAGCAGCTGTGTGTGGATCCCCGGGAACCCTGGGTGCAGGAGCGCCTGAAGCACTTCCAGACCCCAAAGAACTGA